In one window of Mytilus trossulus isolate FHL-02 chromosome 7, PNRI_Mtr1.1.1.hap1, whole genome shotgun sequence DNA:
- the LOC134726472 gene encoding uncharacterized protein LOC134726472 translates to MSPDENTCNEQSSFVKRSLIDAGFLINEEKSVFKPVTELEWLGIVWNSKEYKLSITQRRVDDLIFSLNVILAKFPYVTARYLAQVVGRIISMTPVIGNVARIMSKFCYMEIESRIGWDIPITGYKPVEVLSELKFWLENVTMINYRNLCHYSKSSVVIYSDASNIAAGAYTVELENKIFHKMWTCSETVQSSTWRELKAIELALFSFKNSFTGKTIKWFTDNQNCVKIVNSGSMKENLHVIAKSIFSFCIQKGISIDIQWIPRKENEKADYISKMVDFEDWGVTHIFFNFLNDMWGPYSIDRFASVENRKVMRFNSLFWQPDSEAVDAFSQVWTNENNWLVPPINLVIRSIKHIIACKARGTLVVPKWISAAFWPLIFDKHLIYQDYVKDVIVFKNTDGIYKQGSNKNTIFGIEPFGSQVLAVLLDAS, encoded by the coding sequence ATGAGTCCAgatgaaaatacatgtaatgaGCAATCGTCCTTCGTAAAAAGGTCTTTGATTGATGCTGGTTTCCTTATTAACGAGGAGAAGTCTGTTTTTAAACCTGTTACCGAGTTAGAATGGTTGGGAATAGTTTGGAACTCGAAAGAATACAAATTATCTATTACTCAACGTCGAGTTGACgatttgattttctcattgaaTGTCATTTTGGCTAAATTTCCCTATGTTACAGCTAGATATTTAGCTCAGGTTGTAGGTAGAATTATTTCTATGACTCCCGTAATCGGAAATGTGGCTAGAATTATGTCAAAGTTCTGTTACATGGAAATTGAAAGTAGAATTGGGTGGGATATTCCCATTACAGGGTACAAACCCGTCGAGGTTTTATCAGAGTTAAAGTTCTGGTTAGAAAATGTCACCATGATTAACTATCGTAATTTATGTCATTACAGTAAATCTTCTGTTGTCATATACTCAGATGCTAGTAATATTGCCGCTGGTGCATACACCGTTGAATTAGAAAATAAGATTTTCCATAAGATGTGGACATGTAGTGAAACGGTACAAAGCTCCACATGGAGAGAGCTGAAAGCTATAGAGTTGGcccttttttcttttaagaatAGTTTCACAGGAAAAACTATAAAGTGGTTTACTGACAATCAAAATTGTGTCAAAATTGTTAATTCGGGAAGTATGAAAGAAAATCTTCATGTTATAGCAAAAtctattttttcattttgcattCAAAAAGGAATATCAATTGACATTCAATGGATTcccagaaaagaaaatgaaaaggCTGATTATATCAGCAAAATGGTTGATTTCGAGGACTGGGGAGtcacacatatatttttcaattttttaaatgatatgtgGGGTCCTTATTCGATTGACAGGTTTGCAAGTGTCGAAAATAGAAAAGTTATGAGATTTAACTCCTTATTTTGGCAACCTGATTCTGAAGCAGTTGATGCATTTTCTCAAGTTTGGACCAATGAAAATAATTGGCTAGTTCCACCAATTAATCTTGTGATACGATCGATTAAACACATTATAGCTTGTAAAGCTCGAGGCACGTTAGTTGTGCCTAAGTGGATTTCTGCTGCATTCTGGCCTTTGATATTCGATAAACATCTGATTTATCAAGATTACGTAAAAGATGTTATTGTGTTTAAAAATACTGATGGTATTTATAAGCAAGGTTCGAATAAGAATACGATATTCGGAATTGAACCGTTTGGTTCGCAAGTTTTGGCTGTTTTGCTAGATGCATCTTAG
- the LOC134727092 gene encoding antiviral innate immune response receptor RIG-I-like produces the protein MNIVYFCCTSMGISEKQDTENVVFIKPLQETTCVEGNTVTLQCIVGGSKFIAEWLKNDEEIVYDQKSRQECLSDIIDGIHVQVYKLVILESTNEDSGIYTLKLGSKTSCCVLSITERKPSLIELRKYQEELVEIAVSGQNTIICAGTNAGKTYVAYHIIEDHLIKYPNGKVVFINKTNVLLEQQYSRACRTFTDLHFQGKIYKWDASLEGECDSFPTIIQRVSLFFCTPQSLYNHLDEKSENTISMDLLTLIILDECHHVVRRNAFNHIMNYYRRHKFETKSGKIPQILGLTASPGTNRADDGFSAVQHLQSLMANLDVSKLSVVIKHEKELLEYSSTPTNVPICSTKRQQDPVQDILLKAIQDVERVFSDRTVSSFLMVNGLDTKALLNALENPPINKRERRYVHWIKETQRKTESVMLIDADLPRLIHICLRLLEVY, from the exons ATgaacattgtttatttttgttgtacatCCATGGGTATATCAGAAAAGCAAGATACTGAAAACG TTGTTTTCATCAAACCTTTGCAGGAGACAACATGTGTTGAAGGCAATACAGTGACCTTACAATGTATTGTTGGTGGGTCAAAGTTTATAGCAGAATGGTTAAAGAATGATGAGGAAATTGTATACGACCAGAAAAGCAGACAAGAATGTTTAAGTGATATAATCGATGGTATACATGTCCAGGTCTACAAGCTTGTCATTTTAGAATCTACCAATGAAGATAGTGGCATATATACACTAAAACTTGGGAGTAAAACAAGCTGTTGTGTCCTATCAATCACAG AAAGGAAACCAAGTTTAATTGAACTACGAAAATATCAAGAAGAGCTTGTTGAGATAGCTGTGTCAGGTCAAAACACTATTATTTGTGCTGGAACCAATGCAGGAAAGACTTATGttgcatatcatataattgAAGACCATTTAATCAAATACCCGAATG GTAAAGTCGTTTTCATAAATAAGACAAATGTTCTGTTAGAACAGCAATACAGCAGAGCATGCAGGACTTTTACAGACCTACATTTCCAG gGAAAGATTTATAAATGGGACGCAAGTTTAGAGGGCGAATGTGACTCCTTTCCAACCATAATACAACGTGTATCTTTATTCTTCTGTACTCCACAATCACTTTATAATCACCTGGACGAAAAGTCGGAAAATACAATCTCGATGGATCTTCTGACGCTGATTATTCTGGACGAATGTCACCATGTTGTGCGACGAAATGCTTTCAATCATATCATGAATTACTACAGAAGACACAAGTTTGAAACGAAGTCCGGGAAAATCCCACAG attttaggTCTAACTGCCTCACCAGGAACGAATAGGGCAGACGACGGATTTTCTGCTGTTCAACATTTGCAAAGCTTAATGGCAAACCTAGATGTTTCTAAGCTGTCAGTTGTCATAAAACACGAAAAAGAACTGTTAGAATATTCATCAACACCTACAAACG tTCCAATTTGTTCCACCAAAAGACAACAAGACCCTGTACAAGATATTCTTCTCAAAGCCATACAGGATGTTGAACGTGTATTTAGTGATAGAACAG TGAGTTCATTTCTTATGGTAAATGGATTGGACACAAAGGCTCTGTTAAACGCCCTAGAAAATCCACCAATTAATAAAAGAGAAAGAAGATATGTACATTGGATAAAGGAAACACAACGAAAAACAGAAAGTGTAATGTTAATCGACGCAGATTTGCCTCGCCTAATACACATTTGCCTAAGACTTTTGGAggtatattga